The genomic segment ACATGAATAATACACTATGATCTTAAGTCCAAGTCAAATAAGGGGATTTGAACCTGCGACCTGCGATCCGCTGGCAGATTCAGCAGGACAATTCTGCTATGACAAACTTCTTGAACTGACCTGGAAAGAAAAACAAAGAAGAAAATATCAAAGTTAATTAATTGAGGAGCTATGGCTAAAATACTGATAATTGACGATGATGAAGAAATATGTCATGTATTATTTGATCTCATTAAAAATATTAATCACCAGGCAGAATACTTTCTCACCCTAGAAGCTGGTGTAAAAAAGGCTTTGTCAGAAGAATATGATGTAGTGTTTCTTGATGTGCATATGCCTGACGGAAACGGACTTGAAGCACTGCAAAGGATCAGGAACAGGGATTTACCGCCCGAAGTTATTATTATCACAGGAGAAGGAGACGCTGACGGAGCCGAAACAGCAATTAAAAACGGGGCCTGGGATTACATCCAGAAACCTCTCATGTCAAAGGATATTATCCTGCCCTTGAAACGGGTACTCCAATATAGAAATAACATAAAACAGACAGGCAAACCGAACCTGATTTTAAAACGGGACAGCATTATCGGAAGCAGCAGCAGGATAAAGGCATGTCTTGATATACTTGCCAATGCAGCCCGCAGTGATACAAATGTTTTAATAACCGGTGAAACAGGTACCGGCAAAGAAATCTTTGCCAGAACACTTCACGCAAACAGCAACCGTTTACATAAAAGTTTTGTTGTTGTTGATTGTGCTGCACTGCCGGAAAACCTTGTGGAAAGCCAGCTTTTCGGTTATGAAAAAGGTTCTTTCACAGGAGCTGATAAAGCCAGGGGCGGGCTTATTAAACAGGCTGACAACGGTACATTGTTTCTGGATGAAGTATGCGAATTGAATCTTCCGCTTCAAAAAGCTTTTCTGAGAGTATTGCAGGAAAGAAGCTTCCGGCCTATTGGTTCAGGCATGGAAATCAAAAGCAATTTCAGGCTGATTGCCGCAACCAATTGCAATCCTGAAAATATGGTAGAACAGGGATTGTTGAGGAAAGATCTGCTGTTTCGACTCAGGACAGTCCATATTGAACTGCCGCCCCTGAGAGAGCGTGATGATGATATCAGGGAGCTTGTAAAATATTACACTGAACAAATATGTTCCAGGTACAATATGCAGCCAAAAGGTTTTGCCCCTGACCTGCTTGACATCATGTGTTCATACAACTGGCCCGGCAATATCCGGGAACTGTTTCATGCCCTGGAAAGTACAATTACAAATGCCGAATATGAACCGATTTTATTTCCAACCCATCTGCCTGATAATATTCGAATTCAAACTGCCAGAGCTTCAATAACCCGTAAAAAACAAATCATTACTAACCAAAGTTCTAAACAGCCCAAAGCACAGTTTTCCAATAATGAATTTATACCCACGTATAAGGAATTTCGAGAGTCTGTTCTTAGCAGTGCTGAAAAAAATTATTTAAAGCATCTGATGGAATACACTCGCGGCAATATCAAAGAAGCGGGCCGTATTTCCAAACTGGGCCGCACACGCCTTTATACACTCATGAAAAAACACAATATATCCAGGTAGATTTTAATAAAAAACATTTTTTATGAACAAAATGTTCACTTTTAATGGTTATTTTGTTCACTTTTCCTGAACAAACCTCAATATCTTATCATAAGCCCCGACAGATTTTTTATAGTACCAACCTGATATT from the Desulfonema limicola genome contains:
- a CDS encoding sigma-54-dependent transcriptional regulator gives rise to the protein MAKILIIDDDEEICHVLFDLIKNINHQAEYFLTLEAGVKKALSEEYDVVFLDVHMPDGNGLEALQRIRNRDLPPEVIIITGEGDADGAETAIKNGAWDYIQKPLMSKDIILPLKRVLQYRNNIKQTGKPNLILKRDSIIGSSSRIKACLDILANAARSDTNVLITGETGTGKEIFARTLHANSNRLHKSFVVVDCAALPENLVESQLFGYEKGSFTGADKARGGLIKQADNGTLFLDEVCELNLPLQKAFLRVLQERSFRPIGSGMEIKSNFRLIAATNCNPENMVEQGLLRKDLLFRLRTVHIELPPLRERDDDIRELVKYYTEQICSRYNMQPKGFAPDLLDIMCSYNWPGNIRELFHALESTITNAEYEPILFPTHLPDNIRIQTARASITRKKQIITNQSSKQPKAQFSNNEFIPTYKEFRESVLSSAEKNYLKHLMEYTRGNIKEAGRISKLGRTRLYTLMKKHNISR